The proteins below come from a single Streptomyces sp. B3I8 genomic window:
- a CDS encoding DEAD/DEAH box helicase, which translates to MNRTYTNDRPARSRDGRADAGRGGGHGSQAPRRTGGPVRSGGSGRRPAAMRGEFALPRTTTPGLPAVEGFADLDLPEQMLAELGRQGVTAPFPIQGATLPNSLAGRDVLGRGRTGSGKTLAFGLALLARTAGQRAEPRRPLGLILVPTRELAQQVTDALTPYARSVRLRLATVVGGMSIGRQAGALRAGSEIVVATPGRLKDLIDRGDCQLNHVDITVLDEADQMADMGFMPQVTALLDQVRPEGQRMLFSATLDRNVDLLVRRYLTDPVVHSVDPSAGAVTTMEHHVLHVHGADKHAATTQIAARDGRVIMFLDTKHAVDRLTQDLLNSGVRAAALHGGKSQPQRTRTLAQFKTGHVTVLVATNVAARGIHVDNLDLVVNVDPPTDHKDYLHRGGRTARAGESGSVVTLVTPNQRRGMVRLMSDAGIRPQTTQVRSGDEALSRITGAQAPSGIPVVITAPVVERPKRSATSRGRRRPASATRRTPVRQTGFGAVA; encoded by the coding sequence ATGAACCGCACGTACACGAACGACCGCCCCGCCCGCTCCCGCGACGGCCGTGCCGACGCCGGACGGGGCGGCGGTCACGGCTCACAGGCACCGCGTCGTACCGGCGGGCCCGTGCGCTCCGGCGGTTCCGGCCGCCGGCCCGCCGCGATGCGCGGTGAGTTCGCGCTGCCCAGGACGACCACTCCCGGGCTGCCCGCCGTCGAGGGCTTCGCCGATCTCGACCTGCCCGAGCAGATGCTGGCCGAGCTCGGCAGGCAGGGTGTGACGGCACCGTTCCCGATTCAGGGCGCGACACTGCCGAACTCCCTTGCGGGCCGTGACGTCCTGGGCCGCGGACGCACCGGCTCCGGCAAGACCCTCGCCTTCGGCCTCGCCCTGCTCGCGCGTACCGCTGGGCAGCGTGCTGAGCCCCGCCGGCCGCTGGGGCTGATCCTCGTCCCGACGCGTGAACTGGCACAGCAGGTGACCGACGCGCTGACCCCGTACGCCCGCTCCGTGCGGCTGCGGCTGGCGACGGTGGTGGGCGGCATGTCCATCGGCCGACAGGCCGGCGCACTGCGCGCCGGCAGTGAGATCGTCGTCGCTACACCGGGACGGCTCAAGGACCTCATCGACCGCGGCGACTGTCAGCTGAACCACGTGGACATCACCGTGCTGGACGAGGCCGACCAGATGGCCGACATGGGCTTCATGCCCCAGGTCACCGCGCTGCTCGACCAGGTGCGCCCGGAGGGGCAGCGCATGCTGTTCTCCGCCACCCTGGACCGCAACGTCGACCTGCTGGTGCGCCGCTATCTGACCGACCCTGTCGTGCATTCGGTCGACCCGTCGGCCGGTGCGGTCACGACGATGGAGCACCACGTCCTGCACGTCCATGGCGCGGACAAGCACGCGGCGACCACGCAGATCGCCGCGCGCGACGGCCGCGTGATCATGTTCTTGGACACCAAGCACGCCGTCGACCGGCTGACCCAGGATCTTCTCAACAGCGGGGTACGGGCCGCGGCGCTGCACGGCGGCAAGTCGCAGCCGCAGCGCACCCGCACGCTGGCGCAGTTCAAAACGGGACACGTCACCGTGCTGGTGGCGACCAACGTCGCGGCGCGCGGCATCCACGTCGACAACCTCGACCTCGTCGTCAACGTCGATCCGCCGACCGACCACAAGGACTACCTCCACCGCGGAGGCCGGACCGCCCGCGCCGGCGAGTCCGGGAGCGTCGTCACCCTGGTCACGCCGAACCAGCGCCGAGGCATGGTCCGCCTCATGTCGGACGCCGGAATCCGGCCGCAGACCACCCAGGTCCGTTCGGGAGACGAGGCCCTGAGCCGGATCACCGGCGCCCAGGCCCCCTCCGGCATCCCGGTCGTCATCACCGCGCCGGTGGTCGAACGCCCCAAGCGCAGCGCCACCTCCCGAGGTCGCCGCCGCCCCGCCTCGGCGACCAGGCGCACCCCCGTACGCCAGACCGGCTTCGGCGCGGTGGCCTAG
- a CDS encoding SCO5918 family protein, which produces MRCVIARFPFELTKGGVLESMKGIKPEPVIGQSVIIGRRHYPVKQVGQVITRQDRRDFSAAEVLRAMAQLGFTCRAVPKAAPLGILSPMQHASAMLDTPVTV; this is translated from the coding sequence ATGCGCTGCGTCATCGCCCGCTTCCCCTTCGAGCTCACCAAGGGCGGCGTGCTGGAATCGATGAAGGGCATCAAGCCCGAACCGGTCATCGGCCAGTCGGTGATCATCGGCCGCCGCCACTACCCTGTCAAGCAGGTCGGCCAGGTCATCACGCGCCAGGACCGCCGTGACTTCAGCGCCGCCGAAGTCCTGCGGGCCATGGCTCAGCTCGGCTTCACCTGCCGCGCCGTTCCCAAGGCAGCGCCCCTGGGCATTCTCAGCCCGATGCAGCACGCTTCCGCGATGCTCGACACCCCCGTCACGGTCTGA
- a CDS encoding MerR family transcriptional regulator yields MGRAAEMLGATQGFLRAIGEARLITPLRSAGGHRRYSRYRLRIAARARELVDHGTPIEAACRIIILEDRLEEARRINAEYRRATESANPTAAA; encoded by the coding sequence ATGGGCCGGGCCGCCGAGATGCTCGGCGCCACGCAGGGCTTCTTGCGCGCCATCGGCGAAGCCCGCCTCATCACCCCGCTGCGCTCCGCGGGCGGACACCGCCGCTACTCCCGCTACCGGCTGCGCATCGCCGCCCGCGCCCGGGAGCTCGTCGACCACGGCACTCCCATCGAGGCCGCCTGCCGGATCATCATCCTCGAGGACCGGCTCGAGGAAGCCCGGCGCATCAACGCCGAATACCGACGTGCCACCGAATCAGCGAACCCGACCGCAGCAGCGTGA
- a CDS encoding cold-shock protein: protein MATGTVKWFNAEKGFGFIAQDGGGPDVFAHYSAINSSGFRELQEGQAVTFDVTQGQKGPQAENINLA, encoded by the coding sequence ATGGCAACGGGAACTGTGAAGTGGTTCAACGCGGAGAAGGGCTTCGGCTTCATCGCCCAGGACGGCGGCGGCCCGGACGTCTTCGCGCACTACTCCGCGATCAACTCCTCGGGCTTTCGTGAGCTCCAGGAGGGTCAGGCTGTGACGTTCGACGTCACCCAGGGCCAGAAGGGTCCGCAGGCCGAGAACATCAACCTGGCCTGA
- a CDS encoding ribonuclease J has translation MSHPHPELKAAPPLPEGGLRVVALGGLGEIGRNMTVYEYAGKLLIVDCGVLFPEETQPGVDVILPDFTSIRDRLDDVVGIVLTHGHEDHIGGVPYLLRERSDIPVVGSKLTLAFLEAKLKEHGIRPRTVRVREGDRRGFGPFDCEFVAVNHSIPDSLAVAIRTRAGMVLHTGDFKMDQFPLDDRITDLRAFARLGEEGVDLFLTDSTNAEVPGFTTSERELNPAIEQVMRTAPRRVIVSSFASHVHRIQQVLDAAHQHGRKVAFVGRSMVRNMGIARDLGYLKVPSGLVVSTKELEKLPDHKITLVCTGSQGEPMAALSRMANRDHMIRIGKDDTVLLASSLIPGNENAIYRVINGLTRWGAHVVHKGNAKVHVSGHASAGELVYCYNIVKPRNVMPVHGEWRHLRANADLAIRTGVDPDRVVIAEDGVVVDLVDGRASITGKVPAGNVYVDGMEVGGATEASLKDRLTLAEEGVVTVVAIVDADTGALAEAPDFLARGFVHDDTTFEPVVPVIEKTLATAAEEGVGDARQLEQLLARAVANWAFRTYRRKPLIIPVIIDA, from the coding sequence CTACGAGTACGCCGGCAAACTGCTCATCGTCGACTGTGGTGTGCTGTTCCCCGAGGAGACCCAGCCCGGCGTGGACGTGATCCTGCCGGACTTCACCTCGATCCGGGACCGGCTGGACGACGTCGTGGGCATCGTCCTCACCCATGGCCACGAGGACCACATCGGCGGCGTGCCGTACCTCCTGCGCGAGCGGTCCGACATCCCCGTCGTCGGGTCCAAGCTGACGCTGGCGTTCCTGGAGGCCAAGCTGAAGGAGCACGGCATCCGGCCGCGCACGGTGCGGGTACGGGAGGGCGACCGGCGTGGTTTCGGGCCCTTCGACTGCGAGTTCGTGGCGGTCAACCACTCCATCCCCGACAGTCTCGCGGTCGCGATCCGCACCCGGGCCGGGATGGTGCTGCACACCGGCGACTTCAAGATGGACCAGTTCCCTCTCGACGACCGCATCACCGATCTCCGCGCCTTCGCCCGCCTCGGCGAGGAGGGTGTGGACCTGTTCCTCACCGACTCCACCAACGCCGAAGTACCCGGCTTCACCACCTCCGAGCGGGAGCTGAACCCGGCGATCGAGCAGGTGATGCGCACCGCGCCCCGCCGGGTCATCGTCTCCAGTTTCGCCAGCCACGTGCACCGCATCCAGCAGGTCCTGGACGCCGCCCACCAGCACGGCCGCAAGGTCGCCTTCGTCGGCCGGTCGATGGTCCGCAACATGGGCATCGCCCGTGACCTCGGCTATCTGAAGGTCCCCTCCGGTCTGGTCGTGAGCACGAAGGAGCTGGAGAAACTCCCGGACCACAAGATCACTCTGGTGTGCACCGGCTCCCAGGGCGAACCCATGGCCGCGCTGTCCCGAATGGCCAACCGCGACCACATGATCCGCATCGGCAAGGACGACACCGTCCTGCTCGCCAGCTCCCTCATCCCCGGCAACGAGAACGCCATCTACCGGGTGATCAACGGACTCACCCGGTGGGGCGCCCACGTGGTGCACAAGGGCAACGCCAAGGTGCACGTCTCCGGGCACGCCAGCGCCGGCGAACTCGTCTACTGCTACAACATCGTCAAACCCCGCAACGTCATGCCCGTGCACGGCGAATGGCGCCACCTGCGGGCCAACGCCGACCTCGCCATCCGTACCGGTGTCGACCCCGACCGGGTCGTCATCGCCGAGGACGGCGTCGTCGTCGACCTGGTCGACGGGCGCGCGTCCATCACCGGCAAGGTCCCCGCCGGCAACGTCTACGTGGACGGCATGGAAGTCGGCGGCGCCACCGAAGCCTCCCTCAAGGACCGCCTCACCCTCGCGGAGGAAGGCGTGGTCACGGTGGTGGCGATCGTCGACGCGGACACCGGCGCCCTCGCCGAGGCTCCCGACTTCCTGGCCCGCGGCTTCGTCCACGACGACACCACCTTCGAGCCGGTCGTCCCCGTCATCGAGAAGACCCTGGCCACCGCGGCCGAGGAAGGCGTCGGGGACGCCCGCCAGCTCGAACAACTCCTCGCCCGCGCCGTGGCGAACTGGGCCTTCCGCACCTACCGCCGCAAGCCCCTCATCATCCCCGTCATCATCGACGCCTGA